From Calditrichota bacterium, a single genomic window includes:
- a CDS encoding HAMP domain-containing protein: MKRLLKPRRSIGFILLILLILQVIIVGVVVNFVVIHFIIARMEDNVRDHAIQISNLIKRSLHQSMLKNRREELALTIRGLASEKAIKGIHIYNKAGVVAFASDTSDINQQVSKKSEQCIFCHATNKAKGTIPKLNRFREIPSTTGERILGLINPIENEKTCYEADCHVHSVGEKLLGLLDVQISLAQQERNRVEARNNAMLIFVIVTIVTAGVFARIIRTQIHQPISALIKGTQQISRLNWDHKIEIQHPDEMRKLAESFNGMTEKLKKAQNELKELSEKLEDRVKEKTEELENAQRQLIMAEKLASMGKLAAVVAHEINNPLSGILTYSKLIIRKLQQKPNKDAIDESIGNLQVIRHESERCGNIVKNLLLFAKKPMGGETKEDLKQILNKSIKLVKHSFDIKGIQLNVDFTEKDTYLLCDAAAMEQMAVALLINAIEACPEKSGVVSVRLERLEEKKSIRIEVSDNGCGIEQMHLPHIFEPFYSTKSNEKSVGLGLAVVYGIVERHAGSIDVKSEEGAGTTFAVTLPINDYDRHEV; encoded by the coding sequence ATGAAAAGACTACTAAAGCCACGCCGAAGTATTGGATTTATCCTTTTGATTTTGCTAATATTACAGGTTATCATTGTTGGCGTGGTGGTAAATTTTGTGGTTATCCATTTTATTATCGCACGCATGGAAGATAACGTACGCGATCATGCGATTCAGATCAGCAATCTGATCAAAAGATCACTGCATCAGAGCATGCTTAAAAACCGTCGGGAAGAGTTGGCGCTGACAATTAGAGGTTTAGCGTCTGAAAAAGCAATCAAAGGTATTCACATTTACAACAAGGCCGGCGTTGTCGCGTTTGCCAGCGATACTTCTGACATTAACCAACAAGTGAGCAAAAAATCAGAACAGTGTATTTTTTGCCATGCCACGAATAAAGCAAAAGGCACGATTCCAAAACTCAACAGGTTTCGCGAAATTCCGTCAACGACTGGTGAGCGAATTCTGGGTTTGATTAATCCGATTGAAAACGAAAAAACTTGTTACGAAGCCGATTGTCATGTGCATTCTGTGGGTGAAAAATTGCTCGGTTTGCTTGATGTGCAAATTTCCTTGGCCCAGCAAGAAAGAAATCGAGTAGAGGCGCGCAATAACGCCATGCTAATTTTTGTCATTGTTACAATTGTTACTGCAGGCGTTTTTGCCCGGATTATTCGTACGCAGATTCATCAGCCCATTTCTGCTTTGATCAAAGGGACGCAGCAAATTTCCAGGCTGAATTGGGATCACAAAATTGAGATTCAGCATCCGGATGAAATGAGAAAATTGGCAGAATCTTTCAACGGCATGACGGAAAAATTGAAGAAAGCACAAAATGAACTAAAAGAACTGTCTGAAAAATTAGAGGATCGAGTAAAGGAGAAAACCGAAGAACTGGAAAACGCCCAGCGCCAGTTGATCATGGCTGAAAAATTAGCATCCATGGGAAAATTAGCGGCTGTTGTCGCCCATGAGATCAATAATCCTCTTTCTGGCATTCTCACGTATTCGAAATTGATAATTCGGAAATTGCAACAGAAGCCGAATAAAGACGCCATTGACGAATCCATCGGAAATTTGCAAGTAATAAGACATGAATCCGAACGATGCGGCAACATTGTTAAAAATTTGCTTCTTTTTGCGAAGAAACCGATGGGGGGAGAAACAAAAGAGGACTTAAAGCAAATTTTGAACAAGAGCATTAAGCTTGTTAAACACAGTTTTGATATAAAAGGTATTCAATTAAACGTCGATTTTACTGAAAAAGATACCTATTTGCTGTGCGACGCCGCCGCGATGGAACAAATGGCGGTCGCGTTGCTGATTAATGCTATTGAAGCCTGCCCGGAGAAAAGCGGCGTGGTTAGCGTACGGCTGGAGAGATTGGAAGAGAAAAAATCGATCCGAATAGAAGTAAGCGATAATGGCTGTGGCATTGAACAGATGCATTTACCTCACATTTTTGAGCCGTTTTATTCGACCAAGAGCAATGAAAAAAGCGTGGGATTAGGCCTCGCCGTAGTTTACGGAATTGTCGAAAGACACGCCGGCTCCATTGACGTAAAATCAGAAGAAGGCGCGGGGACGACCTTTGCCGTCACTTTGCCGATTAATGATTACGATCGGCATGAAGTATGA